The genomic interval GGACTCTTGCGCTCGCCGCTCACGGTCAGCACGCCCTTCTCCAGGTTGATCGACACGTCCTCCGGAGCCACGCCCGGCAGGTCCACCGCGACCAGGAAGGCGTCCTCGGTTTCGTGCGTGTCCACGCGGGTCGACCAGCGGGCCGCGAAACCGGGCCGGAACGGGAAATGCTGGAACATGCCGTCCAGTTCGGTCTGCAGGTTACGCAGGTTCGGCAGCGGGAACATGGTTGTCGCTCTCATGATGCTCCTCCTTTGAAAGGTACACGGTAAAACACTTTGAAAACTCTTTGTCCTCTTTCGGAACCGAATGGCCTTCGCCGGCGTACATTAGTTAAGCAACACAGGCGATGCGACTGAACCGGCATCCTGAAGTATAAATATCGCAAAGAGCGTGCCAATTTGAAGAAATGCATCCGCTGAAATGTAGAAAAAGAAGCTAACCTGTTGAATTGAAGACGGTTAGAGCAAAAGTGAGGAAATGCGAGAAAAAACCGGGAAATTCGACTACATGAGTAAGACCACATGCGATATGCCAAATTGGCAGAATATGACAAAATGGCATATCACGGCTGCCAACAGGGTTGCCGACAGGATATACGCACGAAGGGCTGGCAGGGAGGTGATACCCTATGAAGCTGACCAAGAAGATCCAGGTTCGGGACGACCAGGCGTTGGACATCTACTTGAAGGAAATCGGGGATACGGAACTGCTTACCCCGGAAGACGAGGAGTCACTGGCCCGTCGCATCCGGGATGGTGACGAGAAAGCCCTGGAGACCATGGTCCACGCGAACTTGCGTTTCGTGGTGGCCGTGGCGAAGCAGTATCAGAACCAGGGACTGGCCCTTTCCGATCTGATCAGCGAAGGGAACATCGGCCTGATGAAGGCTGCCCGGCGTTTCGACGAGAAGAAGGGATTCAAATTCATCTCCTACGCCGTCTGGTGGATCCGGCAGGCCATTCTCCACGCCCTGGCCGAACAGGCCCGGTTGATCCGTCTCCCCGTCAACAAGATCGAGGAGTTGCGCCGGATCGAGCGATCCATCAAGAAAAAGGATATCGAACGCGCGAACGCCAAGACTGCTTCCGACGATGGAACCGACGAGGACGAGGAGGCCGGCGCGGATCTCGGCCGTCATCCCGCCATGCCGGAATGGGCGAGCACGCCGCTCTCGCTGGACGCGCCCGTCGGCGACCAGGACGCCTATACCCTGATGGACCGGCT from Gemmatimonadota bacterium carries:
- a CDS encoding Hsp20/alpha crystallin family protein: MRATTMFPLPNLRNLQTELDGMFQHFPFRPGFAARWSTRVDTHETEDAFLVAVDLPGVAPEDVSINLEKGVLTVSGERKSPFGLNGDAERQAAGKFEHAFPVPDAVDTDSIDATYKDGVMTITLRKSKDAQPRQIPITVA
- a CDS encoding RNA polymerase sigma factor RpoD/SigA yields the protein MKLTKKIQVRDDQALDIYLKEIGDTELLTPEDEESLARRIRDGDEKALETMVHANLRFVVAVAKQYQNQGLALSDLISEGNIGLMKAARRFDEKKGFKFISYAVWWIRQAILHALAEQARLIRLPVNKIEELRRIERSIKKKDIERANAKTASDDGTDEDEEAGADLGRHPAMPEWASTPLSLDAPVGDQDAYTLMDRLRDQDSKMPDEELQEELLRNEVRRAVSTLSDRESEVLNLYFGLDSDRTYTLEEIGLRFGLTRERIRQIKQKAINKLRHTRKGTRLAAYAD